Genomic window (Acidobacteriota bacterium):
TGCGCGGACCATCGTTAGCTACGGCCGTCTTGACGTACAAGTTGTCGAGGTCGACGTCGAGGCCTTTTTCCGTGCTCAGGAAATTGGCATTATCAATCGCCGACTGCAACAGTTTGCCCACCGTCGCCGCCACCCGCTTCTTGGTGAAGAGCAGCGTATTCCGCGCTTCTTCGACCCTGCGTCCTTTGATCAAGTTCAGCACCAGCCGCGCCTTCTGCGGCGATACGCGCATGAACCGTGCTTCCGCTCGAAATTCCATAATGTCTCTCAACTCTTAAGCTTCCAGCCACTCGCTCTTAGCTCCTAGCCAGAAGCTAGCAGCCAGCAGCGTCCTTACGCCTTCGGCGCCGCCGGGGATGGTGCTCCCGGACCGCCCGGAGGGCCTGCCGGCCGCGCTGCCGTTTCGGTAGCCGCCCGCATGGAGTGTCCCTTGAACTGCCGGGTGAAACTGAATTCGCCCAGTTTGTGTCCCACCATATTTTCGGTCACATAGACGGGGATGAACTTTCTCCCGTTATGCACCGCGATGGTGTGACCCACCATTTCCGGTGTGATGGTTGAACGCCGCGACCAGGTGCGGAGCACCTTCTTTTCGTTGCGTGCGTTCATGCCTTCGATCTTGGTGGACAAGTGCGTATCCACGAACGGCCCTTTTTTTGTCGAACGTGCCATAAGTCAGTTCCTAGTTCCCAGTTCTTGGTTCTCAGCGAACCAAAACTGTTTTGCTCGCGGCTCGAAGCTCGCGGCTTCCTATCGTTTCTTGCTACGGCCCACGATGAACGCGTCCGTACGCTTGTTGTTGCGCGTCTTGAAGCCGCGCGTCGGCTGGCCCCATGGAGTCACAGGATGCCGTCCGCCTGAAGTCTTACCTTCACCACCACCATGCGGATGGTCGACCGGGTTCATCGAAACGCCGCGGTTATGCGGACGCTTTCCAACCCAGCGCGTACGTCCCGCCTTGCCCCAAGTGACGTTCTCGTGGTCCACATTGCCGACCTGCCCAATCGTCGCCAGGCAGTCCTGCAGAACTTTCCGCGTTTCGCCGGAAGGCAATTTCACCAGCGCGTAGTCGCCTTCTTTCGCAACCAGCTGCGCCGAACCGCCCGCCGAACGGACCATCTGCGCGCCTTTGCCGGGCTTCAGTTCGACGTTGTGGATGGTCGTGCCGGGCGGAATATTGCGCAACGGCAACGCGTTCCCGACCAGGATGTCCGCTTCGGGACCACTCAAAATCTTCTGTCCAACCTTCAATCCATCGGGCTGAACGATGTAGCGCTTCTCGCCATCCGCATAATTCAGGAGGGCAATGCGCGCCGACCGGCCGGGATCGTATTCGATCGTCGCCACCACCGCCGGAATGCCGTGCTTGTCGCGCTTGAAATCGATTGTGCGCAGCAGCCGCTTGTTGCCGCCGCCCCGGAACCGCATCGTGGTATCGCCGGAGTTGCGCCGACCGCCCGATCGGATCTTGCCTTCCACCAGCGGCTTGTGCGGCTTCTTCGACGTAATGTCGTCAGTCGTCACCGACGTGCGGTAGCGCAGCGTCTGCGTTCTCGGTCTGTATGTCTTAATCGGCATGTTCGCTCTCAGCTTTCGGTCGCTCGTCGTCGGTCATTAGTCGTTTGCGATTTCCGCTTGCGCCATCGCTGTTGCCCACGACGAACGACCAGCGACTAACGACGCTCTACTACAGATTCTGCGCGTACTCCGGCATCTTCTCGCCGGCCTTCAGGCGCACATACGCCTTCTTCCAATCCGGACGGTAGCCAGTAAACTTTCCCCGCCGCCGTTCTTTTCCCGGATAGTTCGCGGTCCGGATCGAAGCCACTTTCACTTTGAAAATGGCCTGCACCGCTTCCTTGATTTCGGTCTTGGTCGCCTTCGGCGCTACCTGGAACACCAACGTGTTCTGGCTTTCCTTAATGCTCAAGCCTTTTTCGGTAATCACGGGCTTCTGGATGATCTGATAAGCGGATTTCATTTACGCCACCTCCGCTTTCTTTTTTGTCCGTCGCGCAGGTTTCTTTTCAGCCTTCGCAGGTTCGTCATGCTGCCGTCGTGACGACGACTTGCGCAGCGAGTCCTGCAATTTTTCAAGCGCCGGTTGTGCGAATACCACCTGGCTGTAACGCATCAGGTGATAGGGATGTACTTCATTTCCCCGCACCAGCTGCAACCCGTCGATATTGCGCGAACTCAACTCCAGATTGCGATTTTCCGCCGCCGATACCTCGACCAGAAGCGTGGTGCCATCGATCTTCAACTTGTCGAGCGAGGCCCGAAACAGCTTGGTCTTGGTTTCCTTGAGATCAAAATTCTTCACCACCATGAGCTTGCCGTCGGCAAACTTGGCAGCCAGCGCTGAACGGAGCGCGCCCAGCAACTTCTTCTTGGGGAACGCGTACTCATACGAACGCGGTTGTGGTCCATGGACAGTGCCGCCATGACGCCAGAGTGGCGAGCGGATCGAGCCGATACGCGCCCGCCCCGTGCCCTTCTGTTTCCAAAGCTTCTTGCCCGATCCGGAAACGCGCCAGCGGTTCTTGGTCGCATGCGTGCCGGCGCGCCTGGAAGCGGTGTAATGCTTGATCGCTTCCCATAGCAGGTCTTCGTTGACCGCGCCGAAGACTTCATCGGCGAGATCCATGGTCCCGGCCTTGCCGCCGTTCAAATTGTAGATATCAATCGATGCCATAGCTGTTATCCATCTGTCGCTGGTCGTTCGTCGTTGGTCGTTCGCAAAACCCCTAACGACTAACGACCGAAGACTAACGACCGCCTTATGCTTTCTTCGCCGCTCTCTTCGCCGCCTTCAACGGATCGACCGTAGCCGAACCCGCGAATCCGCGACGCTCTCGAGGCGGTTTCTTCGCCTTGCTGATAATGATGTATCCGCCGTTCGGACCCGGAACGCTGCCTTCAACGACCAGCAGGTTTTCGTCCTTGTCGACGCCCAGCACGCGCAGGTTACGCGTCGTGATGCGCGCGTTACCCATATGTCCCGACATCCGCATACCCTTGAACACACGCGACGGAAACGCCGAAGAGCCGATCGAGCCGGTGATTTGGAACATCGATCCGTGTGATTTCGGGCCACCCGCAAAATGGTGGCGCTTCACGACACCCTGGAACCCGTGGCCTTTACTGGTACCCACGATGTCGACAAATTTTTCGCTTTCGAAAATGTCGACCAGAATCCGGTCGCCCACTTTCACGGCCACTTCGTTGGCCGCTTCCTTCTCTTCCAACTCAACCGCAACCTCGCGCAAGAACTTCATCGGAGGCAGGTTGTGCTTGGCAAAGTGTCCCTGCATGGCCTTAGACAGTTTCTTTGCTTTCACAAATTCAACCAGGCCAATCTGCGCGGACTCATAACCATCTTTGGTGCTGGTCTTGTGCTGCGTAATCACGCAGGGCCCTGCTTGCAAGACCGTCGCCGGCCGCACATCGCCCTTCGAATCGAAGAGCTGCGTCATGCCGACTTTCTTCCCGAGGATGCCTGTAACCTTCGCCATTTCCTTCTCCATTCCCAGCTTGGCTCGCCATTTCGGCGGCTATTGGCTGGGTGGTCCATGTGGGGACAGGTCTCTGACCTGTCCATGCAGGTCGAAGACCTGCATCCACACAACCTATTTATGTTCTTTCCCGAATGCCTTGATCTCGACATCCACTCCAGCCGGCAGATCGAGCTTCATCAGCGCATCGACCGTCTGTTGCGTCGGCTCGAGAATATCGAGCAGGCGCTTGTGGGTGCGGATCTCAAACTGTTCCCGCGACTTCTTGTCCACGTGCGGCGAACGCAACACGCAGTATTTGTTCTTCATCGTGGGCAAAGGAATCGGACCGGCAATCTGCGCGCCCGTACGTTTCGCGGTTTCCACGATCTCGCCCGTCGACTGATCGAGGATCCGATAGTCGTAAGCTTTTAAGCGAATTCGAATTCTTTCTTTTCCAATCACGGTGTCACTCTCTTTACCCCTCCCGGCCTTCCGGGAAGAAAGATCTGGCGGCAAGATGCAAGCCGCTTTGTAGCTTCTGGCTGCTAGCTTTTAGCTCCTAGCTGGAGGCTAGTAGCTAGAAGCTGTATTTATTGAACAATCTCCGCAATCGTGCCGGCGCCGACCGTGTGGCCGCCTTCGCGAATCGCGAACCGCAAACCTTTTTCCATCGCCACCGGAGTGATCAACTCGATCACCAGGCTCACGTTATCGCCCGGCATCACCATTTCCGTGCCCGCCGGCAACTCCGCAATCCCCGTCACGTCCGTCGTGCGCAGGTAAAACTGCGGACGATAGCCCTTGAAGAACGGCGTATGTCGTCCACCTTCTTCTTTCGTCAGAATGTAGACTTCCGCCTTGAACTTGGTGTGCGGCGTGATCGATCCGCCCTTCGCCAAGACCATCCCGCGCTCGACATCTTCTTTCGCAATGCCGCGCAGCAACAGGCCAGCGTTGTCGCCTGCCAGACCTTCGTCCAATTGCTTCTTGAACATTTCAACGCCCGTCACCACCGTCTTGCGCGTCTCGCGGAAGCCGACGATCTCTGCTTCTTCGCCAACCTTCACCTTGCCACGCTCAATGCGGCCCGTGACTACAGTTCCACGACCCTGAATCGAGAAGATGTCTTCGATCGGCATCAGGAACGGCTTATCCAGTTCGCGCGCCGGTTGCGGCACGCTCTTGTCCACCGCTTCCATCAACGCGTCGATCTGCTTTTCCCACTTCTCTTCGCCGTTCAAAGCGCCGAGAGCCGACAACCGAACCACCGGCACGTCGTCGCCCGGGAATTTGTAGGTCTTCAGCAGTTCGCGTACTTCGAGTTCAACTAGATCGAGCAGTTCGGGATCGTCCACCGCGTCGCACTTATTGAGCGCGACAACGATGTACGGCACACCAACCTGACGGGCAAGCAGTACGTGCTCCCGCGTCTGCGGCATCGGACCATCGGTCGCTGCTACCACGAGAATCGCGCCATCCATCTGCGCCGCACCCGTGATCATGTTCTTGATGTAATCCGCGTGACCCGGGCAATCGACGTGCGCGTAGTGCCGGTTCGCCGTCTCATACTCGACGTGCGCGGTCGCGATGGTTATGCCACGAGCCTTTTCTTCCGGCGCGTTATCGATCGAATCGAACGACCGGAACTTAATGTTCGGGTTGTGCTTCGACAATACCTTCGTGATCGCCGCCGTCAACGTCGTCTTGCCATGGTCAATGTGACCAATCGTCCCTACGTTGCAGTGCGGCTTTGTCCGATCAAATTTTTCTTTCGCCATGTTTTAGCCTCTAGCTACTAACTTCTAGCTTGCTCTGTTGTGGCGCGGGCGCCCTCGCCCGCGTAACTCACTACTATCTCGCAGGCGTCTTTCCCTGGGTCTTGGCGATAATTTCATCCGCCACTGACCTCGGGGCTTCTTCGTAACGCGCAAAGTGCATCGAGTATTCCGCGCGGCCCTGCGTCGACGAACGCATGTGAGTCGCATAACCAAACATTTCCGCCAGAGGCACGATCGCCTTGATGACCTGCGATCCGGCACGATGCTCCATGCCTTCAATGCGTCCGCGACGTGAACTCAGGTCGCCCATGATCGTGCCCGCGTAATCTTCCGGAGTTACGACTTCAACTGCCATCACCGGTTCCAACAGCACCGGAGAAGCTTTGCGAGCTGCTTCCTTGAACGCCATCGATCCAGCGATCTTGAATGCCATTTCGTTCGAATCGACGTCGTGATAGCTGCCGTCGTAAAGCGTTGCTTTCACGTCAACCATCGGATAGCCGGCGAGAATTCCGCCTTCGAGCGCTTCGCGAATGCCCTGGTCGATCGGCTTGATGAATTCCTTGGGTACTGATCCACCCGTGATGTCGTTGACGAATTCGTAGCCCGTCCCCGCCGGTTGCGGGTCGAGATAAATCTTGGCGTGTCCGTATTGACCCTTGCCGCCGGTCTGACGGATGTATTTGCCTTCCGCCTCGGAGTGCTTACGGATAGTCTCGCGATAAGCAACCTGCGGTTTGCCGACGTTCGCTTCGACTTTGTACTCGCGCATCATGCGGTCGACGAT
Coding sequences:
- the rplV gene encoding 50S ribosomal protein L22, which encodes MEFRAEARFMRVSPQKARLVLNLIKGRRVEEARNTLLFTKKRVAATVGKLLQSAIDNANFLSTEKGLDVDLDNLYVKTAVANDGPRMKRVRPAPMGRAFRFVRRIAHLEIVLAERNRNGASVATVVGEETSGTKSAAPAKRAAVKAKAKPPAKKKVAGKKTTSKK
- the rpsS gene encoding 30S ribosomal protein S19, which codes for MARSTKKGPFVDTHLSTKIEGMNARNEKKVLRTWSRRSTITPEMVGHTIAVHNGRKFIPVYVTENMVGHKLGEFSFTRQFKGHSMRAATETAARPAGPPGGPGAPSPAAPKA
- the rplB gene encoding 50S ribosomal protein L2, encoding MPIKTYRPRTQTLRYRTSVTTDDITSKKPHKPLVEGKIRSGGRRNSGDTTMRFRGGGNKRLLRTIDFKRDKHGIPAVVATIEYDPGRSARIALLNYADGEKRYIVQPDGLKVGQKILSGPEADILVGNALPLRNIPPGTTIHNVELKPGKGAQMVRSAGGSAQLVAKEGDYALVKLPSGETRKVLQDCLATIGQVGNVDHENVTWGKAGRTRWVGKRPHNRGVSMNPVDHPHGGGEGKTSGGRHPVTPWGQPTRGFKTRNNKRTDAFIVGRSKKR
- a CDS encoding 50S ribosomal protein L23, with product MKSAYQIIQKPVITEKGLSIKESQNTLVFQVAPKATKTEIKEAVQAIFKVKVASIRTANYPGKERRRGKFTGYRPDWKKAYVRLKAGEKMPEYAQNL
- the rplD gene encoding 50S ribosomal protein L4, translating into MASIDIYNLNGGKAGTMDLADEVFGAVNEDLLWEAIKHYTASRRAGTHATKNRWRVSGSGKKLWKQKGTGRARIGSIRSPLWRHGGTVHGPQPRSYEYAFPKKKLLGALRSALAAKFADGKLMVVKNFDLKETKTKLFRASLDKLKIDGTTLLVEVSAAENRNLELSSRNIDGLQLVRGNEVHPYHLMRYSQVVFAQPALEKLQDSLRKSSSRRQHDEPAKAEKKPARRTKKKAEVA
- the rplC gene encoding 50S ribosomal protein L3, giving the protein MAKVTGILGKKVGMTQLFDSKGDVRPATVLQAGPCVITQHKTSTKDGYESAQIGLVEFVKAKKLSKAMQGHFAKHNLPPMKFLREVAVELEEKEAANEVAVKVGDRILVDIFESEKFVDIVGTSKGHGFQGVVKRHHFAGGPKSHGSMFQITGSIGSSAFPSRVFKGMRMSGHMGNARITTRNLRVLGVDKDENLLVVEGSVPGPNGGYIIISKAKKPPRERRGFAGSATVDPLKAAKRAAKKA
- the rpsJ gene encoding 30S ribosomal protein S10, which encodes MGKERIRIRLKAYDYRILDQSTGEIVETAKRTGAQIAGPIPLPTMKNKYCVLRSPHVDKKSREQFEIRTHKRLLDILEPTQQTVDALMKLDLPAGVDVEIKAFGKEHK
- the tuf gene encoding elongation factor Tu; this encodes MAKEKFDRTKPHCNVGTIGHIDHGKTTLTAAITKVLSKHNPNIKFRSFDSIDNAPEEKARGITIATAHVEYETANRHYAHVDCPGHADYIKNMITGAAQMDGAILVVAATDGPMPQTREHVLLARQVGVPYIVVALNKCDAVDDPELLDLVELEVRELLKTYKFPGDDVPVVRLSALGALNGEEKWEKQIDALMEAVDKSVPQPARELDKPFLMPIEDIFSIQGRGTVVTGRIERGKVKVGEEAEIVGFRETRKTVVTGVEMFKKQLDEGLAGDNAGLLLRGIAKEDVERGMVLAKGGSITPHTKFKAEVYILTKEEGGRHTPFFKGYRPQFYLRTTDVTGIAELPAGTEMVMPGDNVSLVIELITPVAMEKGLRFAIREGGHTVGAGTIAEIVQ